In Haliscomenobacter hydrossis DSM 1100, the DNA window GCAAAAATTTTGCTTCTTTCTCCCTGCCTAATTCATGCAAAGCCGCCGCCAGCGATACATCCACACTTCGCGCTTCGTCGGGTTTATGTAAAGATTCGTAAATTTTTTTAGCGGTTTTCAGGTATTTGACGGCTTGGGGATGATCTTCCAAATACCCATATACCAACCCAATGTTATTGAGCGTGTTGGCAATGCCCAAGCTGTCTCCATTGGTTTGTTTTATCGCCAAAGACTTTTGGTAAATGCGCACGGCATCTGCGTATTTTTTGGAGTTTCGATACACCACGGCCATGTTGTTGAGCAATTTGGCATAAATAGGATCTTGGCTGTCTTTTGCAAACTGTTTTTCAGCCTCAATGTAATTTTTTAGCGCATTGCCCATATCCCCCGCTAAGTAATAGGCCACGCCCTTATTGATGAAAAAATCTCGATATTCTTTTTTCCATTGTTCACTTTCCCGGGCGGTAGAGATGCCTTCGTTGTACCATTGAATGGCTTTGGCGAGTTCACCTTTGTAATCGGCGATTAGCCCTTTGCTTTTTAGCGCAGCGAGAATACCCTTGGTGTAGCGCAATTTTATGGATTGAGACAAGGCCCGATCGGCCCAGGTATCAGCCAGTAATAATGAATCTGGCGTGTACAATCTTGCCAATTCATTGTATGCATTGACCCGATGGGTGTCTTTTTGAGAAGAGACAACTGCCAAAAGGCTGTCTTTGAAGCCTGCTTGACCGATGCACAATGTGCAGGGAACTGTTAGAAAAAACAGGGCGCAAACAAAGTGAAATGATGCTCTCATCGGCAATATTTAGGTGATAAGTGCAGGAACCTGATGAACCGAGACCGCAACAAATATAACCATTTGCCCCAGAGATTTACCAACAAGAATCGCGCAGCAATTTCATTTGAGCCAGCCCCTGTTTACGTGCATATTCCATATTGCGCTGGGGGATGTTTTCGGGATCGGGATAGTTTTCCAACGCTTTATCGAGGCTGGATTCCCGCAGCAAATGCAGCATGGGGTACAAGGAACGGTTGGTATAATTGGCTGGATCATCGGCTGGCGCATCCGCAAATTGGTAATCTTCGTGAAAACCTGCGACCTGATAGATGCCTTCGTAATCGTTGTCCTCAAGCATATCTTCACAGTTTTCGATTAGCTCCAAATAATCCTTGAATTGGCGAAACATGCCAGGGAAAATGACCAAAGTTGTCTCAATACTTTCATCGCTGTCCAGAAGTTCGCACTCGGCGAACATGGCCTCCATACACGTCTCCATATCTTCGGAGCGAACGACGGTGTAGCGGATGCTACCGCGTTGGACTTCCCGGTTGGCAAATGGGCAAAAGTTACAGCCAACCACCACATTTTTCACCCAGGCCTGGGTTTGAGCAATGATGACCTCATCACTGGGGAGTTCTTTTTTCAAAAGGGGCGTTTTTGTTTTTGGCATTGCAAGGGATTAAAAATGCGTGAAGGGTGAAGGTGAGGCTTTTTTAGCAGAGCTAATAGCAAAAACCGGATTATGAATGGAATAGCATGAAAATACCGATGGTTTTATTTATAACACCATTGCTCAAAAAAAGGCTGGAGGTTCTGTTGGCTTGCTTTTTCCATGGCGCTTTGAAAATCTTTTGTAATCACTGCTTTGCCAAAATTCGCCTGGGTGTATTGCTGGATGCCTTTCCAAAACAATTCGTCGCCCAGTTCTTCCCTCAGCAGATGCAGCACATAGGCCCCTTTGTAATACACCAAGTTGCGGTCTTCGGCGCTGGGATTGTTCCAATTTGCAAACACCAGGGGTTTGTCCAGTCCTTTGTCTTTCACTTTTTGATACTCGATCTGGTAATCCTTGATGTCTTGCAGGTAGGCAGCACGGCCAAAACGTTGTTCCTTGAACGCGGAAGACATAAAAACGGCAAAACCCTCATTGAGCCAAAAATGCCCCCAATCCCGACAAGTCACCATATTGCCCCACCATTGATGGGCAAGTTCGTGCGCAGCCAGATTGATCTGAGTAGAATCCTTCAACACTTGCTGTCCGTAGCTGTGGCGAATGACCGTAAAACCGCTCATTTCCTGGGAAATTTCAGCTTTGCCCAGGATCTGGTTGTATTGCAGCAAAGGATAGTTGAGCCCCGTTTTTTGCTGAAAAAATGCCAGCATGTTGCCACTTTCTTTAAAAATGAGCGCCAATTCAGCGGAAGTATGGCCTTGTGAAAAATACTGCAAAGAAGTACCACCCACCCGCTTGTTGCTGTAATTGAATGTACCAATGGCAAAACCAAAAGTATAAGCAGGAATGGGGGTTTCATGCACCCAGGTCAAGCTTAATTTATGTTGCTCCAGCCTTAATTTTTCCACCAATCTGCCATTGGCTATCCCGATTAGTGAATCGGGTACGACTAAACTGATCTGTACTGTTGCCCGATCGGCTGGTTGTATATTGCAGACCATCCATTCATTGCTGTGGAACACGGAATGCACCTGGTTTATTTCGGGAAAAAAGCTCACCCCGCGGCTGGGAGTGCCGTGGTATTTGATGGCCAATAAGTAATCTGACTGGCTCATGGGGCTGAGTGTGAGGATGAGTTTTTGTTTTTCTTGTCGATAACTGAGCAGTTCTGCACACTTTGCATCATCGATGATCAAACTTCCACAATCAAATGCGACTTCACTGGCAGCGCCTTTTTTTAAAAAACGAATCATGATGGTGCCAGACAAGGATTTTTGAGCAATATTCGGCTCCAGGATGACCTTGTAATCAAGCACGTCGAGCTCAGCCCGCGCGGTTTTGGTTTGTGCAAAAGTAGTGCTCCAAAACGAGCTATAGACCAGGAGTAAAACCGTCAGATGTTTTTGCATGGGTTTAAATCTACTAATCGATAGGTAATACCAGTTTCCAGGAACACAATGCTGCCTTTTTGTTCAGCTGTACAAACCCATTCTTTTTCAAAACGGACATCGATGCAAAATTATCCGGTGCCGTTTCGGCGTAGATGGATTTGACTGCTGGTTGTTCTTTAGCCCATTTGATCATGCCCGCAACCGCTTCGGTCATGTAACCTTGGCCTTCATGGCGTTCATACGTACCGAAACCTAGTTCAATTTGCCCATTGGCATCAGGTTCACCTACGAAGCACAAATCAGCCACCATTTGCCGATCCGCTTTGCTAATTACGGTCCACAGGGTGGAATACAAATAATTTTTGCTGCCATCAGCCACATTGGGCAAGATGGTTTGTTCGAGGGCTTCCACGAGCTCGGGCGAAATATTGCGGGAGCTGTCTTTTAGGTTAAGCTCCTTTTCGAGGGATTGGTCGTTTTGGACGTATTTTTGCAGTTGTGCGTAAGTGAGGGGTTGGATCTTTAGCCGGTATGTTTCAATCATGGTTGATGCTTTTTGTAAAAACAAAAGTGCAAATAAAATCACTAATATTTAAAAAGTTCTTAAAATACCACCAGTAAGTTTATGGAATTTTAATAATTTATGTTTTTAAGAATCAATTTTTAATGTATATAAATCAGATAACTAGGCTACTGGATTTCATTTTAATGTTAATGCTAGGTTAATAATTTGCATTCCATGCTGTAATGTATTTAAGTTTGCATGTCAGCACAAAAGCTGTCGAGCTTAATTTATTTTTTTAATACTTAAAACCAATATTTATGTCGGATTCAAAGGTTATTCCTTTTTGTCATCCTGTATTTCGATTACCCTGGCGAAATATTCTCGTCTTGCATGATTTTTTTAATCTGAGCTCGATAGTCTTGTGCTGCAGCCGTCGTTCTCGAGACGTAAAACTTGAGTAGCAGCACAGGCTTTTTTATTAGAGGTTCAATTTTTTTAGAAATTCTAATCCCTCTACATTTAGTTCCCAGGTTGTTTTATTTCCAATCTTATTTTTTTTGACAACTAGGTTATTGTTTTGCATTTCCAGAATAAATTTGACTACATATTTTCTGTGTTTGAGGCCAGAAATTTTCAGAATAGTAGTAAAATCCAAATCAATGTTATTGCTTCCATATTCATTTATGAGCACTTTGGAAACTTCTACTCTGGTCACAGACAATAGAAATTCTTCGAAATACATGTGTTTATTATTCGTGTCTTCCAAATTTTCCTGAGCAGAAACCTGGTTGTTTACAAATGCAATAATACTTTGATTTAACAAATTGAGTTCTTGATTGATGTGCTCTGGTTTAGCCGTTCCATAACTTGTTTCTTTCTTCAGTCTTGAATACCGTGCATTTTGCATAATAATAGCATCAATTTCCGCATCGTTTTTGAAATGCTCCATCAATAAAATAAGGGCTTCATCAAGCTGGTCATAAGCAACCAATTGTTTGATTTTTTCGGTTAATTGTTTTCTATTCATAACTTGGTTGTAAATAAACAAATACTCCCATAGCTCCCCAGTTTATACTTTTCCAAATGTATTTAATAGGAACCAGAAAACCAAGTTATCAACTCCCTGATAAAATAAAGATTTAGAGTTGTAGCTGTAGAGGTGTATCCTGTAAGTATGTCTTTCGAGACCCCCAGGCTTGCCATTCAACGCTGTTAATCCTTCTTTCATCTCCAAATCAGCAGAACCCCTTTTTAGATCATCGAAGATTATCTATTTTCACCGGGAAACACGATAGAAGTTGAAAAGTCCAAGACCAAATATTGCTAAAATGAGCACTCAAATGCTGCACAACCGACAACTCTTCAACGCTTCAACCCTAAACATTTCAACTACATACAAACACATTCACCAATGAAACCATTTTTACCCATACTCCTGCTCTCTGCGTGTACGATCCTCCAAGCTCAACCTTCAGCAACCCCTGCGGCACAACGCATGCAGAGCTACCAACAGCGCAAAGCCCTGGAAGCAGCTTCCATCGTCAATGGCGTGGAATTCCGCAGCATCGGGCCAACGGTACACAGTGGGCGCATTGTAGACGTTGACGTACGCGAAGACGATCCCAGCCATTTTTACGCGGCATTTGCTTCGGGTGGCCTCTGGAAAACCACCAACAATGGCATCAGCTTTGAGCCTCTTTTTGACAAAGAAGCGGTGATGACCATTGGCGACGTAGCCGTCAATTGGAAAAACAACACCATTTGGTTGGGTACAGGAGAAAACAACTCCAGTCGCTCCTCTTACGCAGGAAACGGCATGTACAAAAGTACCGACGGTGGCAAAACCTGGCAGCACATTGGCCTCGAAGAAAGCCACCACATCAGCCGGATTATTCTGCACCCTACCGATCCCAATACCGCCTGGGTAGCAGTGCTTGGCCACTTGTACAGCCCCAACAAAGAACGTGGCGTATACAAAACCAGCGATGGGGGCAAAACCTGGAAACTGGTGCTTTTTGCCAATGAAAATGCGGGTGCAGCCGACCTCGTAATCGATCCCCAAAACCCCAACGTGCTCTACGCCGCCACCTGGCACCGCGAACGCCGCGCCTGGAACTTTGTTGAGTCGGGTACGGGAACGGGTTTGTACAAAAGCACCGATGGGGGCAACAAATGGACTTTGCTCAGCACCGCCATCGCTGGTTTTCCAACTGGCGAAGGGGCAGGCCGGATCGGTTTGTCGCTCAGCCGTGCGGGAGGAAAAACCGTTTTGTACGCCGCCATCGACAACTACAACCGTCGCCCTGCGGAAATGCCCGAAGTGCCCGATGCGCTGACCAACAAGCAATTGCGCAGCATGAGCAAAGACGAGTTTTTGGCACTAAAAAAATACCAGATCAAGGAATACCTGAGCAACAACCGCTTCCCCGCTGATTTGACGGTAGAAAAAGTGACCGAAATGATCAAGTCGGACAAAGCTAAACCGCTCAGTTTGGTGGAATTCACCGAGGATGCCAATTCGCTGCTCTTTGAAAATGAGGTAATTGGCCTGGAAGTTTACCGCTCCGACGATGAAGGCAAATCCTGGAAACGCACCCACAAAGACTACCTCGATCAGGTGTACAGCAGTTACGGCTACTATTTCGGTCAGGTGCGCGTGGCACCCAACGATGCGAATAAAGTCTACGTTTACGGCGTACCCATCCTCCGCTCAGACGATGGGGGCAAAACCTTCCGCAGCATCGATGACGACAATGTACACAGCGACCACCACGCCCTGTGGGTCAATGGTCGTCGCCCCGGTCACCTCATTTTGGGCAACGATGGTGGCATCAACATTTCTTACGACGACGGGGAAAACTGGGTGCATTGCAACACCCCCGCAGTAGGCCAGTTTTATTACATCGCCGTCGACATGGCCACGCCCTACAACGTATATGGCGGTTTGCAGGACAACGGCGTTTGGATGGGGCCCAGTACCTATACCGCTGGTAGCTCCTGGTACTCGCGTGGACAATATCCCTACAAAGCCATCGGCGGTGGCGACGGGATGCAAGTGGCGATAGATACCCGCGACAATGCCACCGTATACTCCGGTTCACAATTCGGCAGTTATTCCCGCCAAAATACCAGAACTGGCGAGCGCAAGTTCATCACGCCACGCCACAAGTTTGGTGACCGACCCCTGCGCTGGAACTGGCAGGCACCGATCCATTTGTCCGTACACAACCAGGACATCTTGTACATGGCTTCCAATAAACTGCACCGCTCTTTCAATAAAGGCGACAACTTTGATGAAATCTCGGGCGACCTGACCCAGGGTGGCAAAAAAGGCGACGTACCTTTTGGCACTTTGAGCTGTATCCACGAATCACCGCTGCGGTTTGGACTCCTGTATACCGGTTCCGACGATGGATTGGTACACATTAGTCGCGACGGTGGGGTGAGCTGGAAAAACATCACCAGCGGCTTACCCAAAGATCTCTGGGTGGTGCGCATCCAGGCCTCCAAATACGTGGAAGGCCGCGTGTATGTGGCCCTGAACGGCTACCGCTACGACGATTTTGCACCTTATGTGTACATGTCGGACAACTACGGCGATACCTGGACGGCCATTGGCAAAGACCTACCGATGGAACCCCTCAACGTGGTCAAAGAAGATCCGGTCAATCAAGATTTACTGTACGTAGGTTCCGATCATGGACTGTACATCTCGCTGGATCGCGGTAAATCTTTCCAGTTGATGAACAACGGCTTACCCGCTACCCCCGTACACGACGTGGTGATCCACCCCCGCGAGCGCGAAATCGTGGTAGGAACCCACGGTCGCTCCATGTACATCGGGCAAGGCAAAGAAATGCAACAGCTCAAGGCGGATGTATTGGCCAGTACCATCAAGGCTTTTGAACCTGAAGCCGTACGTTGGTCGCCACGTTGGGGCGCAGTATTTGCCGTTTGGGCGGATACGGGCAAAGCGGAAACCAAACTTCCCGTGTACGTCAATACCGCTGGAAAGGTCAAGATCAGCATCAAGTCGGATGATGTGGTGGTCAAAACGTATGAAGTGGCCGCCAAAAAAGGCTTGAACTACCTGCGTTACGACCTGAGTATGGATCCGGCCAAAGCAACGGACATAGAGGCTAAGCTGAACAAAACCCGCAAGGATGATGAACGCCCGATTAAACTCAAGGCTGCCAAGGATGGCAAAATGTATTTGCCCCGTGGTGAGTACAAAGTGCTGATGAGTAAAGATGGGAAGGATTCGGAAGTGAAATTGAGCGTGAAGTAAAGATTTTTCACCACAGATGGCCACAGATTAGCACAGATTTTAAAAAAAAATCTGTGCTAATCTGTGGCCATCTGTGGTGAAACTTTTCTCTTGCACTAATTGTGGTTAAATCCTTATTTTGCCCCATGAAACTTACCCATGGCTCGTGCTCATGGGACCTAAACAGATTAGCAATGTTACACTTGAAATGGATTGGCAGCGGGGTGCTCACCCTGTGGGCCCTTTGTCTATTTGCCCAAATTGAACGCATCGAACCCATGAATTGGTGGGTGGGCATGAAAAATCCGGAACTTCAACTGCTGGTACACGGCCAAAACATCGGTGAAACCACCCCCAGCATTACCTATCCTGGTGTAAGCATCAAAGCCATTCACCGCGCTGACAGCAAAAATTACCTCTTCATCGATCTGCTCATTGCCGCAGGCACCAAACCCGGGAGTTTTAACATCAACTTCAGGAAAACCGGGCAAGCGACACAAAGCTTCAAATACACCCTCTTGCCACGCAACAAGGTGGCCCAAACCCAAATGGGTTTTTCTTCCAAAGATGTCATTTATTTGATTACACCTGACCGCTTTGCAAATGGTGATCCCAGCAATGATTTCAGCGATACCCTGCGGGAAAAAATCATCGACCGCAAAAGCGATTACCTCCGCCACGGTGGCGACATTCGCGGCATCATCAATAGTCTGGATTACCTGGCGGAGCTGGGCATTACCGCCATTTGGCCTACACCATTTCTTGAAAACAACATGCCTGCCTGGTCGTACCACGGTTATGCCATTACGGACTATTACAAAGTAGATCCTCGCTTTGGCACCCTGGCCGATTATAAAGAATTAGCTGACAAAGCCCGCCAAAAAGGCATCAAACTGATCAAGGACGATGTGGTGAACCACTCCGGGATAAAGTACTGGTGGATGCCCGATCTGCCCTTCAAAAACTGGGTGAATTTCCCGGATTCCATGCAGGTGACCAACCACCGCCGCACCATCAACGAAGACCTTTACGCCGCCCAGGTAGACAAAAAACTGATGACCGAGGGCTGGTTTGTGCCCGATATGCCGGACCTGAACCACCAAAACGCTTTTTTGGCCAAATACCTGATCCAAAACAGCATTTGGTGGATCGAAACCCTGGCATTGGGTGGCATTCGGCAGGATACTTATCCTTATTCGGAAAAATCGTTTTTGAAAGACTGGTCTTGCGCCATCATGCGCGAATACCCCAATTTCAGCATCGTAGGGGAGGAGTGGAGCACCAATCCCCTGATTGCGGCCTACTGGCAGCAGGGCAAAAAGAACCACGATGGCTACGTCTCTTGCCTGGAAAGCCCGATGGACTTCCCGTTGCAACAAGCGCTCGCCCAAGCACTGGCAGAACCCGGCAACAGGGGCCTGGACAAACTGTACGAGGCGCTGTCCAATGACTTCGTGTACGCCAACCCGCAAGCCCTGATGGTCTTCGGTGAAAACCACGACATGGATCGCCTGTTTACCCAAATGAAACAAGACGTGGATCTGCTGCAAATGGCCTTGACCTACCTCTTGACCGTCCGCGGCATTCCACAACTCTACTACGGCACCGAAGTGCTGCTGCAAAACACCGCCAAACCCGGCGACCACGGCCTCATCCGCAGCGATTTTCCCGGTGGCTGGGCGGGTGACGCAGTGAATGGGTTTACGGGTCAAGGCTTGAATGCGGATCAGGTGCGCATCCAGTCTTTTATGAAAAAAATCCTGAACTGGCGCAAACAGAAGAGCGTAATCCATCAGGGAAAAACCTTGCACTTCGCACCGATGGATGGGGTGTACGTGTACGCTCGCTACACCGCTACTGAAACAGTGCTGGTGGTGATGAACAAAAATGCCGGGGCCAAGTCGATCGACCTGGAGCATTATGCAGAGGCCATCAAAGGAAAAACGAGTGCGCTGGATGTGCTGAGCGGAGAGACGATTGCGCTGGGAAAAAATCTGGTAGTAAAGGGGAAGATGGCGACGGTGCTGGAGTTGAAGTGATGTAAACGACTGTCCGGCGGGC includes these proteins:
- a CDS encoding DUF1415 domain-containing protein translates to MKKELPSDEVIIAQTQAWVKNVVVGCNFCPFANREVQRGSIRYTVVRSEDMETCMEAMFAECELLDSDESIETTLVIFPGMFRQFKDYLELIENCEDMLEDNDYEGIYQVAGFHEDYQFADAPADDPANYTNRSLYPMLHLLRESSLDKALENYPDPENIPQRNMEYARKQGLAQMKLLRDSCW
- a CDS encoding M1 family aminopeptidase, whose product is MQKHLTVLLLVYSSFWSTTFAQTKTARAELDVLDYKVILEPNIAQKSLSGTIMIRFLKKGAASEVAFDCGSLIIDDAKCAELLSYRQEKQKLILTLSPMSQSDYLLAIKYHGTPSRGVSFFPEINQVHSVFHSNEWMVCNIQPADRATVQISLVVPDSLIGIANGRLVEKLRLEQHKLSLTWVHETPIPAYTFGFAIGTFNYSNKRVGGTSLQYFSQGHTSAELALIFKESGNMLAFFQQKTGLNYPLLQYNQILGKAEISQEMSGFTVIRHSYGQQVLKDSTQINLAAHELAHQWWGNMVTCRDWGHFWLNEGFAVFMSSAFKEQRFGRAAYLQDIKDYQIEYQKVKDKGLDKPLVFANWNNPSAEDRNLVYYKGAYVLHLLREELGDELFWKGIQQYTQANFGKAVITKDFQSAMEKASQQNLQPFFEQWCYK
- a CDS encoding GNAT family N-acetyltransferase — encoded protein: MIETYRLKIQPLTYAQLQKYVQNDQSLEKELNLKDSSRNISPELVEALEQTILPNVADGSKNYLYSTLWTVISKADRQMVADLCFVGEPDANGQIELGFGTYERHEGQGYMTEAVAGMIKWAKEQPAVKSIYAETAPDNFASMSVLKKNGFVQLNKKAALCSWKLVLPID
- a CDS encoding WD40/YVTN/BNR-like repeat-containing protein — encoded protein: MKPFLPILLLSACTILQAQPSATPAAQRMQSYQQRKALEAASIVNGVEFRSIGPTVHSGRIVDVDVREDDPSHFYAAFASGGLWKTTNNGISFEPLFDKEAVMTIGDVAVNWKNNTIWLGTGENNSSRSSYAGNGMYKSTDGGKTWQHIGLEESHHISRIILHPTDPNTAWVAVLGHLYSPNKERGVYKTSDGGKTWKLVLFANENAGAADLVIDPQNPNVLYAATWHRERRAWNFVESGTGTGLYKSTDGGNKWTLLSTAIAGFPTGEGAGRIGLSLSRAGGKTVLYAAIDNYNRRPAEMPEVPDALTNKQLRSMSKDEFLALKKYQIKEYLSNNRFPADLTVEKVTEMIKSDKAKPLSLVEFTEDANSLLFENEVIGLEVYRSDDEGKSWKRTHKDYLDQVYSSYGYYFGQVRVAPNDANKVYVYGVPILRSDDGGKTFRSIDDDNVHSDHHALWVNGRRPGHLILGNDGGINISYDDGENWVHCNTPAVGQFYYIAVDMATPYNVYGGLQDNGVWMGPSTYTAGSSWYSRGQYPYKAIGGGDGMQVAIDTRDNATVYSGSQFGSYSRQNTRTGERKFITPRHKFGDRPLRWNWQAPIHLSVHNQDILYMASNKLHRSFNKGDNFDEISGDLTQGGKKGDVPFGTLSCIHESPLRFGLLYTGSDDGLVHISRDGGVSWKNITSGLPKDLWVVRIQASKYVEGRVYVALNGYRYDDFAPYVYMSDNYGDTWTAIGKDLPMEPLNVVKEDPVNQDLLYVGSDHGLYISLDRGKSFQLMNNGLPATPVHDVVIHPREREIVVGTHGRSMYIGQGKEMQQLKADVLASTIKAFEPEAVRWSPRWGAVFAVWADTGKAETKLPVYVNTAGKVKISIKSDDVVVKTYEVAAKKGLNYLRYDLSMDPAKATDIEAKLNKTRKDDERPIKLKAAKDGKMYLPRGEYKVLMSKDGKDSEVKLSVK
- a CDS encoding glycoside hydrolase family 13 protein gives rise to the protein MLHLKWIGSGVLTLWALCLFAQIERIEPMNWWVGMKNPELQLLVHGQNIGETTPSITYPGVSIKAIHRADSKNYLFIDLLIAAGTKPGSFNINFRKTGQATQSFKYTLLPRNKVAQTQMGFSSKDVIYLITPDRFANGDPSNDFSDTLREKIIDRKSDYLRHGGDIRGIINSLDYLAELGITAIWPTPFLENNMPAWSYHGYAITDYYKVDPRFGTLADYKELADKARQKGIKLIKDDVVNHSGIKYWWMPDLPFKNWVNFPDSMQVTNHRRTINEDLYAAQVDKKLMTEGWFVPDMPDLNHQNAFLAKYLIQNSIWWIETLALGGIRQDTYPYSEKSFLKDWSCAIMREYPNFSIVGEEWSTNPLIAAYWQQGKKNHDGYVSCLESPMDFPLQQALAQALAEPGNRGLDKLYEALSNDFVYANPQALMVFGENHDMDRLFTQMKQDVDLLQMALTYLLTVRGIPQLYYGTEVLLQNTAKPGDHGLIRSDFPGGWAGDAVNGFTGQGLNADQVRIQSFMKKILNWRKQKSVIHQGKTLHFAPMDGVYVYARYTATETVLVVMNKNAGAKSIDLEHYAEAIKGKTSALDVLSGETIALGKNLVVKGKMATVLELK